Below is a genomic region from Mycoplasma phocoeninasale.
ATGTCAATCAATGAAGAGGACATTTTAGAAGTTTTGCGAGAGGTAAAAATAGCTTTACTAGAAGCTGACGTTAATTTAGAGGTTGTAAAAGCTTTTACAAAACAAGTTAAAGAAAAGGCTCTTGATAGTCAAATTATTGGAAAATTGAATCAACAACAAACCGTGCTAAAAATATTTAAAGATGAATTGACAAATATTTTAGGGATTAAAACTTGTGAGGTTAAACTAAAAAATGTTCCCACTAAGATTATGATGATCGGTTTACAAGGATCAGGAAAGACAACAACTTCAGCTAAACTTTCAGTTTTCTTAAAGAAAAAAAATGTCGGAAGAAGTCCTCTACTAGTGGGGGATGATATCTATCGTCCTGCTGCCCGTGAACAGCTTAAACAACTAGCTAAACAGACTCAAACTGACTTTTTTACAAGTGAAGAGAATGATGCAGTAAAAATCGCACAAGAAGCAGTTGAAGAAGCCAAAAAAAATAAAAATGATTTAGTAATTATCGATACTGCTGGACGTTTAGCAATTGATGAATCATTGATGGAAGAATTAAAGAATGTTAAAAAGGCGATAAAACCCGATTATATCTTTTTAGTTATTGATGCCATGAGTGGGCAAGATGTTATTAATACCGCTAAAAAATTCCATGAGGAATTAGTAGTTGATGGAACAATTATTACCAAACTAGATAGCGATGCCCGTGGTGGTGCTGCCCTTAGTGTAACTCATCTTCTTAAAATCCCAATTGTTTTTATTGGTAATAGCGAAAAGTTAAATGGACTTGAAGTATTTCATCCAGACCGTATGGCTGACAGAATTCTAGGAATGGGAGATGTGCTAAGTTTAATCGAAAAAGCTAGTGAAGAAGTTGATGAGAAAATGGTAAAGAAAATTGGTTATAAAATGATGACCGGTAAATTTGATTTAAGCGATTTGATGAACAGTTTATCACAGATTAAAAAACTTGGCAAAATGAAATCAATTTTAAAAATGATTCCAGGAATTTCAGATAAGATTAACGACGAAAAAATTGAAGAAGCAGAAGAAAAATTCAAGATTTATACATATTTAATTAATTCAATGACTGAAGTTGAGAAAAAAAATCCTCGATTACTAAAGAATGCTTCTAGAAAACAACGTATTCTACAAGGTAGCGGAAGGTCAGCGCGCGAATTTAATATGTTAGTTACTGATTTTGAAAGAATGGCTAAACAAATGAAAGAATTAGCAGCCGGTAATCTAAAAATGAAGCCAGGCACACCTGATTTTTAAGATTATATACGCAGAGAATTTCAAATAAACTAATTAAAAAAATACGGCAAAATAAATGCTGTATTTTTAAATCTTAATTTTTTTTGATAAGTTTTTTAATTTTATTTAGAGCTTTGATTACTTTAATTGAAATAATAAAATTATTATTTAATGTAATAAAATTGTGAAATTTTAAATTTAGTCCTGTCGCCTTACCATTTAAAAATAAATTATATAGCGATAAATTTTTGACATTTTTAAGCAAAATTTGAAAGCAATTTTTCAAGAACACAGGATTGGTCCGTAGAAGATTTAGAGTTTCTAAAATAGTGCTCTTAATTGCTCTTTCGCTGCTTGGTTTAAAATTCTTAAGTCTTCTGGTAACTTTAATGGTTTCAACTAAGAAATCAGTAGTTTTTTCAATATTTTCATCACCACTAATTTCATTAAAGATCCGGTGCAAGAAAGCTAGTAATTTGAATTTATTCTTAACTATAAAAATATTTCATAGTTCATCAAAATTATTTAATTTAGAATATCCACTTGAGTAGTTAATAATGTTTTCCACAACAAAGTCAATTAGCTGTTCAAATGACTTTAGACTTGATAAATACTCTCTAATAATTTTGAATTTTTGGTCATTTTGAAAATTAACAAAATGTTCTAGAAAATTAGTATTCATAATGTCTTTAACAAAAGATATTGCAATATTTTTTATTTCTGTTTTCTTTTCATTAATAATTCCTGAGCTGAAGAATAATTTGAAAATGCTATAGATATCATTTTGATTACTACGAATAATTTTAATGATCTTATTCTTTAAGTATAAATAGTCAATGTCAAAGAAATCATTATCATCTTTTAATTCAATTTGTAAAATGAAGAGAATCTTATCAATTTTATTTTGCTTAAATAGAGGTAAAATAATTTTTTTTCCTAAAAGATTTTCATTTAAAAAACTCTTAATTAACTCAATTGACTGATATTTTTCATTAATTTCATTAAAACTATTTAGCATTGTATTTTTAAAAATTAAGCCAAAATCAGAATTACTGAATCTAAGATATAAATCTAGGTAGTCTGAAATATTTAAATAGGATGTCAAATGATTAGATAGATTGTTTTCAATTGTTGAGTAAGTTAGTATCTTAAAGTTTTTATTAGCTCCAAATGTTTGTTTAAACATTTGCTGATTTGGCAGTGGTGTTTGAAGAATTTGGCTATATGATTTTATATCCTTTGTTCAATATGATTGATTTTCTATGTATTTATTGATAAAATCTTGATTTTTAAGATCATTAGCAATAAACTCATCTTTTCTAAGCGCTAGCTTGGCAAATAAATCATAAGCCACTTTTTTATAACCTCGCTCTGTGCAGAAAAGCGAAAAAACATTTTCATATAAATTATTCTTATATCTTTGTCAATATAGTTCATCATAGATATCAACAAAATTACTTTTTGTGTTGTAGCTAACAATTTTAGCAATGTAGTTTAATCATTCAAACGCATAGTCATATAAATTGAATTTAATTGACTCACCCTTTCAGATAAAACTATCAAAAAAACGATCTAAATAAAGCAATGGTTTTATGTAATTGGTTATGACAATTCTAATTTTTGGATTAATATTCTTTATTTCAACAATTAGTTTTTGGTATTTCTCAATAATATTGGTACCAAGAGTTTGAATTTCACTACAGATATCATTAATTTTCTTAATTTTGTTAGTCTTTTCAAGCTTTGAAAGCTTAAAGATTTTTTCAAAAGGTAGTTTAAAAAACAAATCTTCAAAACCAAGGGTGATAGTAATTAGATTAGCATTTTTAATGTAATTATGATAGATTTCAAAGTCATTCTTATTAATATTTCATTCATTGAATAACTTTGTAAAATAATTTTTATAAAGGTTTTTAGCATGTCAATCTGTTGACTGTAATAAGTCGATTCGATTCTCCATGCGATGAAGTTCCTTCTTATCATTTTTAACTAAGGCCATAATAAAATCAATATTTGTTGAAGGAATTGACAGGTTGTAAAAACTATTTAATTTAAAGTTATTATTTCTTAATTCGTTAGCAAAAAATGAAGGATAATCCAGTCCTGATATCATGCCATTTTCTAGCATTCCATTTGTATTAAAGCCGATTTTGCTATTAAAGCCAGAAGCGAAATAATCACCGATTGCAACGTAATTTATATCATCATCAACAATGATTTTTTCATGTTTTTGGACTTCGAAATATTTTTTTAAATCTTCAGTTGTTTTATGCATTGTTTTCCTTTGTATCAAAAATTACATTATTAAGTTCTTTAAAATAAATAATTAAAAATTTAATTGCCTTATCCAAATTAAAAGTGTTATTTTTTGCTAGAAAGTTTTTTATCTGTGCTAATTTGCTAATATTTTCAAAAATTTCAGTTTCATCAATACTTGCTGATATTCCCAAATTCTCAAGGTGCTGCGGATAGTATTTTGAAACTAATTTATATAGTTCAATAATTAATTCATTTTGATTGATGGCCTCATAGCGAATTGATCCCACTAGGGCGAGCTTAGCACCTACCTCATTGTCGCTTAATTTTGGCATTAGTAAACCCGGTGTATCTAGCAGTAAATAGTTTTTACAATTAATTCACTGCTCTGATCGTGTTATTCCAGCATTAGCCCCAACCTTAGCGGACTTAGTTTTTGACATTAAGTTAATAAAGGTACTTTTTCCTACATTGGGTACTCCTAAAACAATACATTTTAAAGAAGGAGTTAATTTACCTTTGGCTTCATTTTTCTTTTTTAACTCTACATAAAATTCATTTAATTTTGCATTAATTTTTGTATAAGCGGTATTTGATTTCAAATTAGTTACTAATACTTTTCCCCATTTGCGATAGTCATCTAAAAAGCCCTGCAATTTATTGACATCACTTTTGTCAGACTTATTAAAAATAAACAACATAGGTTTATTATTGGCAATCTGATAAATATCTTTATTGAAGGATGATATTGGAATTCGACTATCTAAAATTATGATAAATAAATCAAAAATTTTGTATTTCTCTTTGAGTAATTTAAATTGTTTGGCCATATGACCGGGGAATCAATGTATCATGGTGTATCCTTAATCTTTTTTTAAAATAAAATCTTTGCCCTTTTGTGATTCATAGCTAGATAAACCATCAAAATCATTTTGTCTTAGTATTTCATATAAAATAATTGCAACACTATTTGCGAGGTTAAGACTGCGACAGTCAACATTCATAGGAATTCTTAGACAATTAGCAATGTTAGTTTGCATAATTCTCTTTGGAATGCCTGTGCTTTCGGTACCAAACATGATTCAGATCTCGTTTGATGATTTTAATTCACTTTTAAAGTTGACATCGGTGTATTTTCTTAGTCCATAGCGAGTAACATAGTAAATATTTTTATTGCTATATTTTTCATAAAACTTGTCATAGTTTTCATGAATCTCATGTTGAATTTCACTTAAAAAATGGCCAGCCGCTCCTCTTTTCAGCCAATGAGGATGTAAATCAAAGGCAATTGGCTTAATTATGTGTAACTTTGCCATCCCTGAAAAACAGGTTCGAATAATATTTGCGGTATTAGGACTAATTTCCGGTTGGTATAAAATAATGTTAATCATATTTAGATATTATATATTAAAAACTCGCAATCAATTTTAAGCATTTAATAAAGTTTAGAATAAATACTTTCCATTCGTTTGCGAGTAATATGCTATTTGTTTAATAGTGTATTAATAAAGCGGAATATTGAAGGTTTATTTTCATTAAATCTAAAGTTTGAAATTCGATAGATTGGGTATCCTTTAGTTGAGATAAAAGCTGTCTTAATATTTTTATCAATAAAGCTCTTCAAATCGACATCAGCTGATGAATCATCAATATTTAATCCAACAATAAAGTTATCTTTTAGATCTAGAATTGCCACATCAATGTTATAAGATCCAACACAATAATCAAGTTCTACTTTAATATCATTTGCAAAATTTTGATCTTTTAGTCAGCTATTAATTTCAAAAATGAATTGAGATTTATTATTCTTGTTTTGAATTGCATTTTTATCATCGATATACATTTTTTGGCGGTCTGATTTTAGCTGAATATAGTTAAGTCAACGTTTGAAAGTTAGAAGATTTTCATTTTTTGGATCAATATCATTTGATGAAATACTTTTGATTATAATCATTTTATCTTTTGCACGAGTTATTGCCACATTTAGAGCATTTCTACCTTTTTTAGAACCAATGTATGTTGAAAATAGTGAAGTTTTGGCAGTGTATCCAATTGAAGCAATAACAAGCTCAGCTTCATCACCTTGAATGTTTTCAATATTTCTTAAAATAACTTGATCTTCTAAAACTTCAAAGATTTTTGGTGACAATAAGGCAATTTGCTCTCTAATATAATCTTGTTGTTTACGATTAAATGCTAGCAGAATAATTGAGTTGTATTTTTTCAAATTCTTTTCACACACACTAATTAATTTTGCACATTCTGCTTCATTGTGATTATCTATTCATTCACCATTGACATCAATAACCTCCACGCTAGTTTTATCTTTTTTCGAGTAGCTATCCAAACCTTTTAGTGATGAATCATAAAACTCCTTACTTGAAAATAAGACAAGTTCACTCGAATTTGAACGATAATTCATTTCAAGTAGATGTTTTGGTAGGTGGTTATGAATTGCTCAGTCTAGTAACGAGGTGATTTCTTCCTCATTGTATTCAACTTCGGTATCGTCACGGGTTGAAAATCAATTAGATGGTTGCATTTGTTGATTATCACCAGCAACAATAACCTTATCACTTATAGAAATAAATGGAATGGCCTTTTCGATGTATATCTGACTAGCCTCATCAAAAATAACATAATCAAAATGATCCTTTTCAAAATTAATAAAGTTCCCTAAGATTTCCGGAGTTCCAACATAGATATTGTAAACAGTTTTAATAATATCATTGAATAATGAGGTAATAATATAAGGAGGCGATATTTTTCTCTCTAATCTACCTAAAAATTGGTTTAGTTTTTGTCTTTTATCTTCACCTAGTTGACGATATTGATCGAGACGACTTTTAGCTTTGAATGCTGAGTTTTTATAAATTAATTCCAATAGTTCTGGGGTAGTGTTATCAATGCTCTTGAAATCTAAAAACTTAGTATATTCTTTTTCTTTTTTGTCGAATTCAATAAATGATTTTAGCCTAATAAAATTAGATAATTGTAGTAGATCTTTAATGTCATATTTTTTTAAATTTTCATCATAGAATTTAGCGATTTTTTTCGCCAGTTGATACATTTTTCCAAATTTTAAATCAAATCCTTTTGCAGCTGAATTGTTTTTTGATAAATATTCAAATTTATTAGCAATTTCTTTTTTGGATAATTTATCAAGATTGTTAAAAATATTTAAAAATTCATTTTTCGAATTAAAGCTATTATACATTTTGTAGAATGTAGCAAAATTAATAATGTTTTCATTAATTTCTCCACTTGATTTTAGGCGATGGTATGCTTCTAGATCACGATTAAAAATTTCGCCGATTTCTGATTTAGCATTTAAATAATTAAATTCATTTTTACTAAAAAAACTTGAATTAAATTTATCAATTTCGTTGTATTTATTGACAGTATTAATTTCTCTAAAATATTCAATTATTGGTTTATAAAAATATTCCTTCTCGCTGCGGTTTACTTTTGCGGTTTCTGAGAATTGAAACATCATATTTTGGTATTTGCCTAATCTTTTTAAAACAACATCAAGAGCAACTTTTTTTTGAGAGATAAATAAAGCCCTTTTATTATTTTTAGCAACGTTAATTAGAATATTAGCTATTGTTTGTGATTTGCCTGTTCCGGGAGGACCGATAATAATCGATGAATTACTTAATGTTCCAATAATTGCCTTTTCCTGACTAAAATCAGAGGGAGTTACTCTTGCGATATTATTTTTTTCAAGGGCTTTATCATATGCCTCTTTGCTATAATCACGTAGGTCGTCAATGTTTATTAATTTATCAATTTTGTCGTTTTCAATTAAGTTGATCATTGCCTGACGCAATTTTGTGCCTCCAGGATTAGCTTCTAATAGAGCAACACCAGGTTTGATTTCTAAATTGCCATCATTTGAAAAATCAGATTTTTCAAATTCTAATAGGTTTTCATAAAAAACATTAACATCGTATTCAGAATTAAGATATGCTGATTCAATCGCGCGAATGTTATCTAATGCCTCTGAAATGGTAATTTCTTCGCCATTGACTAGAATCGGTAATCTCTTATCACTATGCTGCTCAACAAGATATTTAATTTTTTCATTAATAATAATATTTTCATCAGCATTTTCTAAGAAAACAGTATTGCCTAAAAAGGTAATTTTTACTGCTTTCAGAATAAATGGTGCATATAAATAAACATCATTTTGACGATATCTAATAAAATATGTTCCGATAAATAGTGGTCAAATGCTAGTTTCAGAGTAAATTTCCTCAACTCTTTTAGCATTGGTTTTTCATGATTTTAAAAAGTTATTATTTTGATCAAAGATTCTTTTCTTATAAATGTTTAGTCATTTTTCAGCGTCTAAATTCAGATTTTGTTGCATCTTAATAGTGATGGTAAAATCATATGTTTTGGCTCAAGAACTAAACTGTTCAAGACTGTTAATTGATTTTAGATCATTTAAAGATTTTGAATCAAAAGAATTTTTTAGTGCAATCTTAAAGTTGTAATTACTAAAAATCGTTTTTAAATTTTTAACTCCCACAACTTTTTTTAAATCAGTGCTAATATTTGACATTTTAAAAAAGGTAGCATTGTCGCCACGACTTTTAATATCTAGTAGATTATTAACTAATTTTAAATATTTTGATGAATGAAGTTTCTTAATGTCCACTTTTTTGATTGATGTTGAATCCGGAACAAATATTTGTTTCATTTTTACCCCTTTGTTTTAAATAATATTCAATTATACATATTAATTTTCCGGCTTTTGAGATAATGAAAATGTATAATGAAAATTTTGAGTAAGCTCACGTTAAGAATTTATCACAACTAATTACAAATAAAATAAACCTATTTTTAGTAAGTTCAAAATCATTATAAATTTAGTAAATCATTCTGTTGGCTTATATCCATGAATAATTATAAATAAGTTTAATTGAAAGTTCCTAATTTAATGAGCTAAATGTTATCTCACTATTTGTTTAATTATAACTTTAATTAGTATAAGTTATTTTCTTAAATCTTGTAATAGTTTAATTTATGAAATTAAAACTAAAATGATTATTATTTCTCAAAATACTATAAAATTTATATGAATAATTTTTTATTCCTTGGTAATAATTAAGATTATTGCTAGGTTATGAAAGGAAAAAATATGGTTACAAAAGAAAAAAAAGCTGAATTAGTAGCAAAATATGGACGTAATGCCAAAGATACCGGTTACCTACCAGTACAAATTGCGATCTTAACAGAAGACATTGAAAGTCTAAAAAAACACTTTATAACAAATAAAAAAGACTTACACTCAATGCGTGGTTTTATTGCTAAAGTTAATCAACGTAAAGCTTTATTAAATCACTTAAAAAATGAAGATTACGCTAAATATTCAGAAACCATTAAATCTCTAAATATTAGAAAATAGAGAAATGCGCCTCATCGGCGCATTTTTAATTATTTAATTTCTATAAAGTTAAAAGTCTTAACCATAAATTTCGGCAATTATCTGGCTTGGCTTTTTTATTAATCTAAGTAAATTATTGATAAATTTGAGATAGTGAAATAAGAGAAAATAAAAACACATACTGCCTTAAAACAATATGTGTCAATAAGTCAAGTAGTTCTTGAAATGGTGCGAACGAATGGACTTGAACCATCGACCTCACGATTATCAGTCGTGTGCTCTAACCAGCTGAGCTACGCTCGCATAATAATGGAGATAAAATGTAAATCTCCTTTTGAATAATTATTAACGTTTAGAGAATTGTCTAGCTCTTCTTGCTTTTCTTAGACCGAATTTCTTACGTTCTTTAACTCTGGCATCACGTGTTAGGAAACCAGCTTCTTTTAATTTACCACGGTATTCATTGTTTGATGCTTCTACTAACCCACGAGCAATCCCTAATCTAATAGCTCCTGCTTGTCCAGTTAGCCCTCCACCATTTACATTTGCTAGAACATCAAATTGTTCAACTGTTTCAGTAACTGCAAATGGACTTAAAGCATCTTTTATTAGTAGATCTGAAGCTAAATATTCTTTTGCTTCTTTTCCATTAATAATAAATTTTCCTTTTCCAGGTAATAAATATACTCTAGCGACTGATGATTTTCTACGACCTAGTCCGTAATATCTAATTTTATTAGCCATTATTTAACCTCTATCTTCATTGGTTTTTGAGCTTCTTGCTTATGGTTTGCATCAGCGTATACAAACAAGTTTTTAAATTGTTTGCGACCTAATTTAGTGTGAGGTAGCATTCCTCTAACTGCTTTTTCAACTAAAGCAATTGGTTTTTTAGCTCTTAGCTCAGCGGCAGTGATTTCTTTTAGCCCACCAGGATATCCGGTGTGGTGATAATAAATTTTCTTTTCGTCTTTTTTTGCTGTTAATAGCACATCTTTGGCATTTATTACAACAACATTGTCGCCCATATCAACATTTGGTGTAAATGTTGGTTTATTTTTTCCACGTAAGATTGAAGCAACAAGAGTTGAAAGTCTACCTAGAGGTACGTTGGCTGCATCGATAATGAATCATTTTTTATCAATGATTTCTTTTCTAATAATTGTTGTTTGACGCATACTTTCTTTTTCCTTTTGTCTTATAAAAATATAAATTGCCTAAACATTATAACATATAATAAAATCAATTTCTACAAAATTATACAATTTTGCTTAACATATAAATTAACGCTGTTTCAGTTCGCAAAATGGTTTTGGTTAGCGCCACAATTTTTACATTATTTAATTCGGCAATTTTTATCTCCTCAGGAGAAAAACCACCCTCTGGTCCAACGATTATTAAGATATCTTTATCCTCTTTTTCTATAAAAACCTTTTTTTCATTTTCATATGATAACAATTTTAGATCAATATTA
It encodes:
- a CDS encoding DEAD/DEAH box helicase, whose protein sequence is MKQIFVPDSTSIKKVDIKKLHSSKYLKLVNNLLDIKSRGDNATFFKMSNISTDLKKVVGVKNLKTIFSNYNFKIALKNSFDSKSLNDLKSINSLEQFSSWAKTYDFTITIKMQQNLNLDAEKWLNIYKKRIFDQNNNFLKSWKTNAKRVEEIYSETSIWPLFIGTYFIRYRQNDVYLYAPFILKAVKITFLGNTVFLENADENIIINEKIKYLVEQHSDKRLPILVNGEEITISEALDNIRAIESAYLNSEYDVNVFYENLLEFEKSDFSNDGNLEIKPGVALLEANPGGTKLRQAMINLIENDKIDKLINIDDLRDYSKEAYDKALEKNNIARVTPSDFSQEKAIIGTLSNSSIIIGPPGTGKSQTIANILINVAKNNKRALFISQKKVALDVVLKRLGKYQNMMFQFSETAKVNRSEKEYFYKPIIEYFREINTVNKYNEIDKFNSSFFSKNEFNYLNAKSEIGEIFNRDLEAYHRLKSSGEINENIINFATFYKMYNSFNSKNEFLNIFNNLDKLSKKEIANKFEYLSKNNSAAKGFDLKFGKMYQLAKKIAKFYDENLKKYDIKDLLQLSNFIRLKSFIEFDKKEKEYTKFLDFKSIDNTTPELLELIYKNSAFKAKSRLDQYRQLGEDKRQKLNQFLGRLERKISPPYIITSLFNDIIKTVYNIYVGTPEILGNFINFEKDHFDYVIFDEASQIYIEKAIPFISISDKVIVAGDNQQMQPSNWFSTRDDTEVEYNEEEITSLLDWAIHNHLPKHLLEMNYRSNSSELVLFSSKEFYDSSLKGLDSYSKKDKTSVEVIDVNGEWIDNHNEAECAKLISVCEKNLKKYNSIILLAFNRKQQDYIREQIALLSPKIFEVLEDQVILRNIENIQGDEAELVIASIGYTAKTSLFSTYIGSKKGRNALNVAITRAKDKMIIIKSISSNDIDPKNENLLTFKRWLNYIQLKSDRQKMYIDDKNAIQNKNNKSQFIFEINSWLKDQNFANDIKVELDYCVGSYNIDVAILDLKDNFIVGLNIDDSSADVDLKSFIDKNIKTAFISTKGYPIYRISNFRFNENKPSIFRFINTLLNK
- the rpsI gene encoding 30S ribosomal protein S9; translation: MANKIRYYGLGRRKSSVARVYLLPGKGKFIINGKEAKEYLASDLLIKDALSPFAVTETVEQFDVLANVNGGGLTGQAGAIRLGIARGLVEASNNEYRGKLKEAGFLTRDARVKERKKFGLRKARRARQFSKR
- the rpsO gene encoding 30S ribosomal protein S15 translates to MVTKEKKAELVAKYGRNAKDTGYLPVQIAILTEDIESLKKHFITNKKDLHSMRGFIAKVNQRKALLNHLKNEDYAKYSETIKSLNIRK
- a CDS encoding tRNA (cytidine(34)-2'-O)-methyltransferase, which codes for MINIILYQPEISPNTANIIRTCFSGMAKLHIIKPIAFDLHPHWLKRGAAGHFLSEIQHEIHENYDKFYEKYSNKNIYYVTRYGLRKYTDVNFKSELKSSNEIWIMFGTESTGIPKRIMQTNIANCLRIPMNVDCRSLNLANSVAIILYEILRQNDFDGLSSYESQKGKDFILKKD
- the ffh gene encoding signal recognition particle protein is translated as MLDFIQKRMQKSMQKINKKMSINEEDILEVLREVKIALLEADVNLEVVKAFTKQVKEKALDSQIIGKLNQQQTVLKIFKDELTNILGIKTCEVKLKNVPTKIMMIGLQGSGKTTTSAKLSVFLKKKNVGRSPLLVGDDIYRPAAREQLKQLAKQTQTDFFTSEENDAVKIAQEAVEEAKKNKNDLVIIDTAGRLAIDESLMEELKNVKKAIKPDYIFLVIDAMSGQDVINTAKKFHEELVVDGTIITKLDSDARGGAALSVTHLLKIPIVFIGNSEKLNGLEVFHPDRMADRILGMGDVLSLIEKASEEVDEKMVKKIGYKMMTGKFDLSDLMNSLSQIKKLGKMKSILKMIPGISDKINDEKIEEAEEKFKIYTYLINSMTEVEKKNPRLLKNASRKQRILQGSGRSAREFNMLVTDFERMAKQMKELAAGNLKMKPGTPDF
- a CDS encoding SGNH/GDSL hydrolase family protein, giving the protein MHKTTEDLKKYFEVQKHEKIIVDDDINYVAIGDYFASGFNSKIGFNTNGMLENGMISGLDYPSFFANELRNNNFKLNSFYNLSIPSTNIDFIMALVKNDKKELHRMENRIDLLQSTDWHAKNLYKNYFTKLFNEWNINKNDFEIYHNYIKNANLITITLGFEDLFFKLPFEKIFKLSKLEKTNKIKKINDICSEIQTLGTNIIEKYQKLIVEIKNINPKIRIVITNYIKPLLYLDRFFDSFIWKGESIKFNLYDYAFEWLNYIAKIVSYNTKSNFVDIYDELYWQRYKNNLYENVFSLFCTERGYKKVAYDLFAKLALRKDEFIANDLKNQDFINKYIENQSYWTKDIKSYSQILQTPLPNQQMFKQTFGANKNFKILTYSTIENNLSNHLTSYLNISDYLDLYLRFSNSDFGLIFKNTMLNSFNEINEKYQSIELIKSFLNENLLGKKIILPLFKQNKIDKILFILQIELKDDNDFFDIDYLYLKNKIIKIIRSNQNDIYSIFKLFFSSGIINEKKTEIKNIAISFVKDIMNTNFLEHFVNFQNDQKFKIIREYLSSLKSFEQLIDFVVENIINYSSGYSKLNNFDELWNIFIVKNKFKLLAFLHRIFNEISGDENIEKTTDFLVETIKVTRRLKNFKPSSERAIKSTILETLNLLRTNPVFLKNCFQILLKNVKNLSLYNLFLNGKATGLNLKFHNFITLNNNFIISIKVIKALNKIKKLIKKN
- the ylqF gene encoding ribosome biogenesis GTPase YlqF; its protein translation is MIHWFPGHMAKQFKLLKEKYKIFDLFIIILDSRIPISSFNKDIYQIANNKPMLFIFNKSDKSDVNKLQGFLDDYRKWGKVLVTNLKSNTAYTKINAKLNEFYVELKKKNEAKGKLTPSLKCIVLGVPNVGKSTFINLMSKTKSAKVGANAGITRSEQWINCKNYLLLDTPGLLMPKLSDNEVGAKLALVGSIRYEAINQNELIIELYKLVSKYYPQHLENLGISASIDETEIFENISKLAQIKNFLAKNNTFNLDKAIKFLIIYFKELNNVIFDTKENNA
- the rplM gene encoding 50S ribosomal protein L13, which translates into the protein MRQTTIIRKEIIDKKWFIIDAANVPLGRLSTLVASILRGKNKPTFTPNVDMGDNVVVINAKDVLLTAKKDEKKIYYHHTGYPGGLKEITAAELRAKKPIALVEKAVRGMLPHTKLGRKQFKNLFVYADANHKQEAQKPMKIEVK